The genomic DNA CCGATTAAGAGATACATCAAATGAAAAAAGTGATTTCAGATCTCCAATATTTTCAGGGATTCTCCCTATCAACTGATTTCTTGACAAATTCAAAGATTGTAATGCTGGGAGGTCCATTAGCTCACTTGGGATGCTCCCAGAAAAAATGTTACTTGAAAGGTCCAACATCAACACAAGTCCGAGAATAGTGCTATATGTATCCTCTCGTCCCTTTATAAACAATGAAGCACTGCCAATGATCTGTCTAGTATAGGAGAAGATAAATCTATCACTTGAGCTAGTTTCTTTCCGAGAGAGTAAAGTGAAATTGTTGAAACATCTTGGTATATGTCCTGATAGATTATTATGAGAAAGATCCAAGATCTGAATACCGGTAAGGAAACAAAGCTCATGAGTCAGATTTCCATTAAATTTGTTTGATCGGAGGCTAAGAATTTTCAAACTCAAGAGTTTTGTTCCAAACCAGGCCGGAATTGGTCCAACAAGCTCATTTCTTCCAAGTTGAAGCATTATTAAATTTGTTAAGTTCTTTAGAGAAGTAGGTACTCCTCCAGAGAGCTTGTTGTTGTAGATATTTAATAACTGCAGAGAAGATAATGATCCGAAAGTTCTTGGTATGCCACCAAACAAGTTGTTGTTTTCCAAGTTTAGAAATACTAAATACGGCCACTTCTTCCAACACTCAGGAATGTCACCTGATAGATTATTGTTAGCCAAATTAAGAATTTCTAGAGTTTTCTCACCGTAAGGACACACCAAACGACGCAACGATCCCCCAAAGGAATTATTTGACAAATCCAGAATCTTTGTCTGTGAATTAATTTCAGAGAGTTCAGGGAGTCGCCCGCTAAGTTCGTTAGAATTCAAGGCAAGAACTTGAAGCGATGCAGGGATACGAAACAACCTTCCTTGAATTTGATTTCGTGACATATTTAGATATTGTAGATTAGGCCATGATTTCCAAAATGCCTCGTGAATCATTGATGTAATCCTTGTATTGCTAATTTCCAATTCTACTAAATCCCTCTGCAGCTGCAGCCACAATGGAAATTGAGGCCCTAAGTTCCACGAACTTAAATACAAGAACTGCAACCGGAAAGAGGGAACCCAGTTCACAAGGCGCGGTCTTAGGGATAGGTAGTTGCCTACTCCATTTAGGTACTTCAGTTTAGCTTGTTTGTCAAAATGAGCTTCTGTCACAACACCGGTTAAAAAGTTGTAAGAAAAATCTAAATAAATTATCTTTGAAAGTTGACCGAGGCTATCAGGAAGGCTGCCATTGAGTCGATTATTTGAAAGATCTAACACCTCAACCGAGGACAATTCTCCGACTGAATATGGTATTGGACCCGAGATAAGATTCTTTGCAAGATATAGCGACCTCAAAAGAGTTAATCTTCCTATTGATTCAGGAATAGTACCATCAATATGGTtattttcaagttggagattcTCCAGATATACAAGTTGTCCAAGTTGAGTTGGAAGATGGCTTGAAAGTCCTGTAGACCGAAGAGATAAGGACTCCAATTTTGGTGATTTGCACTCAAAAAAGCTTTCAAGAAGGCTTGTAAAGCTAATATCAGGAAACGAGTTACCATCTAGACCAATATGTCTCAAATTGCAAAGATTCCCCAATGATGTAGGTATTGTCTTGTTGAGTACATTATATGACAGGTCAAGACCAAGTATGGAAGTCAGGTTGTGAAGGGAACCAAGAAGTGAACTTGAAATACCGCAAGAACTAATATCTAATGAAATGAGATTACCACCTACACTAGACAACCCTTTTAACACTAATGAAGAACTCATGAAATCATTCCCGTGAACGTGAAGCAACTTGAGAGAAGTCAAGTTACGAAAGCTATCAACGCTTCTAGGAATAGGGCCATGAAGACCACACCCACGTAAATCTAGTGAAACTAGACTAGTTTTACTGAAAATCCACTCTAGCACACAATTGTCATTAAAATCATTTCCAGAAAGATCCAGAAAGGAGAGAGATGTGACAGTAAGATTAGCAACATAAGGATGTATACACAAAAGTTGACTATGGGACAAATGTAGTTCAACCAAAGAAGGAAGGGTGTTGATAACCTCAAGCCAATCTGTTGCCTTACTAAGGTCCATGCCACTCAAATCCAGGTGATGTAGCAAACGGAGACTTGACAGCCACTTCATGTTGGTGATTGTAGTATATTCATATTCATCACTATCTTCAATATCATAAAAACTTCCAAGACATAGGACGCGCAATTCTGTCAGATTCCCTAGTTGTGGAGGGATTGTTCCACCAAATACGGAACGCGAGAGATTAAGATACCTCAAGTTTCCAAGAGATCCTATAAAGCTAGGAACTTCCATTTCACCAAAGTTATTGCAGCTCAAGTCTAAATGCTTGAGTTGCGTTAGATTCAGAAGCGATGGACTTATGTCCCCTCTTAATTTTTGATTCAAGAATTCTTCGTATTCTTCGATTTCGTTGTAATCATTCATACTACAATTACCTGGAAGATGAATCTTGTGAACATGGCCAGTAAAGTTATCACAAACGATCCCATTCCAATTGCAACAGTCGTTCTTCTCACCAACCCAAGAAGCAAGTCGATCTGCTTTATCTATGAGCCCATGCTTGAACTCAAGAAGTGCTTCCCTCTCATCATCCTTGCATAGTACATCGCCTTTGCTATTATCACTTAAGCATAAACAAAGTAAAGCCACAACCAGAAGTAAGCAAAAGTAGCAAGACGAGGAAGATGAAAAGGTATAACCATCCCTCATATTGATTTTGATGATGTTGTAAATTACAGCCACTTGTGCTCGGAGTTCATATATGAATTTGTTAATATGAAAGCAATGATCATGCATtttcttttttttgaacggccaacgaatcctccaaatgggctactggcgaaattcaccacatcgggatacactcgccttccgaaccggggaaaaccctcacctagggccgaagcccgtgaacactcgcccgaaggcacgacagtgcggtgaggtaaaacccgctcagttcaaggatcgaactagcgatcgccgcctactcgcctagtctcccatcatcaccaggtgccgcagaaactaaatgctaggggcaggaattgaacttgggtcactTGTAACACAAgatctctcccttaccactccaccactagctcatTGGCTGATCATGCATTTTCTAAGCGAATTAATCAAAACATCATACAAGTCAAAGTCTATCATGGATCAAAAAAGTCATATGTTTCACATCTCTCAGAATATGATTGGAATACAAGTCAAAGTCTATCATGGATCAAAAAAGTCATAGGTTTCACATCTCTCCAAAATATGATTGGAAGTGAGATTAAATTATAGTCCTCATCAATGAGGCTAAGTTTGAGGTCACAAGGAGATGTTaagtttaatttaaaaaaaaaaacatatcataATGATTTCTAATTTTGAGGGCTTTTAGTAtaattattttgaaaaaaaaaaaaaaaaaaacctaattcATCAAGGAAGTAGCCAGTTAGCAGATGAAAAGTCCCCATCTCAATCTGCAcagctttttttttgaacggttcAACCTGCACAACtagttgaatttttttttttatttggagATAGGTGGGACCATTTTGAATTAATTAGTCTATATTAGACTTGATAACATATCATAATGATTTCTAATATTAAGGGCTTTCAgtattattttgaaaaaaaactaATGCATCAAGGAAATAAAAAGTCCCCATCTCAACCTGCACAACTAGTTGAGAATAAATTTACATTGCCAAAAGTCGATTTTAGATCCAGCTGGTATAAATATTTGTTTCATTCGAAAAAATATTTACAGTGAAAGTGAAAAGGttgtgaaagtgaaagtcaactgctggtgtttttattttttgttgtatTCCCTGTTGTTTTGGCGAGGAGGAAAGGCCTATCTATGAATTGAGAGTTTTTATCAGTGAATTTAAGCATTAGTGAGTTGAATCCTTTAGTAAATTCCACACTTCTCCAAAATTGACATCGAAGATTTTCCTTGATTTTCcctattttatttgatttcatGTGAATCATCGATCTCattgatttacatgtttgtttaCTTGTCATGATTTTACGCCCTGTCGCAACGTAAAGATGGTTTAATACTACTTAAAATTAAAATGTAAACTAAAAGCAACCCAAAAACACAGCCAAAAtacaaaacattaaaaaattacttttaacaaaaaagaaaaaaataaaagtgTGTGAATAGAAAACCATTACATCAAATCCCTTTCCTTATCAggttaattaataaataatagttaAGTTGATATGATTTGACATTTTGTTTTAAGTTTATACGATTTGAGCCGGAGGTGAGGAATGAGGAGGTGGTGATTGTCATATGGTGTGCGGGAAATAGAAATGGGATTGGGTTGGGGTGTTGTAGGTTGATTTGAGAAGAAAGGGTGGAGAAGAAGATGATGGGTATGCCTTTTTTTAAGTGTTTAAGGGTAATATAGTtatttcacacatagttaactgagaaatttaacagaggttagGTCAGGGGACCAATCGAGTTCATTTCTGACAACTTTTGGAACCACGCCTGTAATTAGtcaaccactaggaccaagtatgatttttttgcaaaccacagggaccaaccaagcatttaactctttgtAATTTAACAAGTTGATGccaacccgcgcgttgcggcgggaatCATGTTGCTTTAGTAGTTGGacaaaaaaatgttaaaaagttaAACCACGTACGTGCCTTGCGGAAAGTTACGTCAAActttttatatatgaaaaaaataactaaTTCGAAACGATAATACTGGTTCATTAAGCTACGGGCAATCGCTAAAGTAGTAAAAATTTAAATGTCTAAAAGGATATATATTGATCGAGgaaaggaaaaataaattaaagttTTGCAGATCAATATTTAGTATAGTGAAATCTCATAAAGGAAAATAATTTGAACGTATATGTTTATGATATTAGTTTAAGTCGGTTGGTTTCAATAATAATTATTAGGAGTCCTAAGTTAATTTAAAGCAAAAGTTACAGCCCGATTTTTATACGTGGGGTAATATTGTATATAGTTGTACTACGTGGATCCTGAATAAATATATGAATATTCTATTTTGCGAGAATTGTAAAATAATCGGCGAGACAGTAAACTCCCATCAACTACTATCACACACAATATGTACCACCCAAATTCCACCATTAAAAATCAGAACTCACATCTCCGCTCTTCAACGTTTCTGCGCACACACTCAACACACGCATACCCCCAAAAATGGTACTAAAGGCATCGGAGAAGAAACCCCTACCACACCACTGCTACCCCAACACCACCATCGAGCTGTTGCTACCACAACACCACCACTGGACCATTGCCATCACAACATCACCACTGAACCATTGCCACCACCATCGAACTGCCGCCCAATATAATTGTCGTAACAACATATCTTTTGTTTCATATCTCTCTAGTGGAGTAACCACACTTTTTACGACAGAGGGGTCCCAATGTAATTTTCATATATACAAACAAATTAATTGCCACTTGTTTTGACTTCTAATTTGCAATTGGTATGCCATGCATTTTACGGATCAAATACATGTTAAAAAAACAAATCCAAGAcatgttataaaaaaaatacatcatTACACCTATCAAAAATAACAATATTAAAGGTTATTATGCAACATACATAACAATTAAACAAATCCAAGACATGTTATAAAAACAATATTGAAGTATGTATTAAACAAAGCAATATtaaagtatttaaaaaaaatgaaactaAAGTATTAGATTTTTATcaaataatgtatgaaatgtttaAACTCCGGGTTCCACGGCATTAAGAAGTTCATTGATCATGATTTGCATTTTTTCCCTTAAAACTATGCTGTTAAGCCCACACATATGTATGGAAATAACATTTTGTGTCATATTTTAAGTGGGCAACAATTCAAACCTCAAAAAAGCGCATGTAATATACACAACAAATAGGGCAGTTCCATCTTCAGTCTTAGGGTGAACGGGGCGTCTTCGGTGAGGGGATGCGGTGATAggtttccccgatcgggaacaccgccgccatcactgcggggtcccgaatcggggTCTGAATTGGGCATGGATTCACCGATGGAGGAGAGGGGAAAGTTGGTGGGCCAGCTGAGCATCaaccaatcaaactttttatttcttttttttttttttttttttttgaataaaaaaataaggagagttaagaggggagtgccgccatcaatttcgggtgttaggggagtttaagaggggagttgacgtggcacacgaggattggtttggcgtaagagaggggactcacctattaggtgagcacccccttcacccttatcTTCCATCCCTAAATCAGCACCGACCAACACTTTACTCGAGAGATTATGTTTATGTAACCTttgttttttctttgttttttgttctGTTTTCATCATCCTTGGCGCCATTTTGAAGGAATTCAGACGGATGAAAACATGGCCGGAGATTTTTTTATGGCGGGGGTATATAAGGTGTGAGACGGTGGTTGGATAAGATGCCTTGGTTTGGTTATATAgggtattttattgttttgtccGGTCCATTACGGTGCGTCCACTATCGACGGTAAAGTCACGACGCCTCCATTTGGTATCTCCGGTTGTTTTCAAAAGGTGCCATGAGTTTGGTGTTGGTTGTCAAATGTAAAGTGACGACTGCTTGTTGAATGATTCGAAGGGCGCGTCGGTGTGATGTTTTTGTCGGTTCTGGTTGGCAAATTTAAACTGACAACGTTTTGTTGtatgttttatgttttaactGGATGTTATTTGATTTATAAAAAGAGAAAATTGAAGTTAGTGAAATTTGACATAGGGAAAATTTGGGGGCAAATGGATCCTGGGGTGACCCGGCAACAACCCGTCAGCAAGACGGCAACCTATCTTTTATTTATATTCATTCAATACCcattaaaatatactactttttccTATCTAAATTAAAAACACACCCCCTCATTTCATTTCAGAAAGGTGGCGCCTAGGAGTTATGTTGATTAAATTATTAGCGCACCGCTTCATTACGTGATGTTTAATACTTCATATTCATTAAAATCAAATTGACACCGCTTCATATTGTATGCTTGTTATATAAAAGTCAATAACTATGCTAACGGACGTGTCTTTTAAACTGACACCGCTTCATATTGTAGTTATATATATAAGTCAATCTTTTAAATAAAAGGGTACAACCAAGTTGTTTTttagttataaataaattaataaaaaaaaattcttaaaGGGGTGTGTATATTGGGACATGTTAGTTTGGGTTGATGTGTATAAGATATGGTATGTGTCAGGGGCGGACCTAATGTGTTAGCAGGaatagcacgggctacggctcaaccccgtcttagtagtgtaaaaataccctcAACTCcgtctccgtagtgtaaaaatatcTCTCAACTCTGTCTTcgttatataaaggatacccctgatccaaaaaaataataatttgggatacccctaaaattttgggctagttccgccactggtaTGTGTTATTAATGCAAGGGTGTTATTTAAGGGTGTGATGTGAAGGGACACAACTATTAAGTTAGCATAACATACCCTAAGTTACTTTTTGTAGAGTTATATAATTTAATATCTTTTCTATTTTTACAAAATAgtcccaatatatatatattacttacACAATAGCCCATTGAATGATGAAACAGGGCCGGCCCAAGGGTAAGCCAAATGAGGCTTGGGCCTTAGGCCACCAAAACTATAGGGCCTTCACAATTTGATGAAACCACAGTCCATTTATAAAAGATTTAGGGTGTGGGTTATCAACAGATTGATGGTTGGTAGTGTAGTGGTTCTGTGTATGTATGGATGTTGGTgagacccgggttcgaatccCTGGTTCagcattttttttttcttgtttctaaattttaacacaatctttcaaataatTTCACTTGGGCCCTTCAAGTTTAACTTTCAATTCCATACATGTTTTGGGGAAAAAGGCCACAAGATTTTACTTcgccttaggccaccaaaatggttgagccggccctgtGATGAAATTACAATactaccctcatgtgccttgcacatgactagatttaaccaaaaaatctatctgggtttggcctaaaggacataacgtgcaagattttgaaaggttaatGACACCGCctataaacttttgaaaaaaaaggacagcgcctgcaatttgatgtaaacataaaagacaaaacttttaatttactctaaaattaaaataaataaatacaacaATAAAGTTTAAAAAACTTAATAAACTGTTGGaatgaaattaattaaaatatattatagaTATATTGATATTGTGGTTATCAACGCCTAAAATAGAATAGCCTTATTCTTCAAGTTTCTTTACCCTATATATATTccactaggttatcacccgcgaacttcgcgggttGGACCATTTAAATTGTATCAAACACAACTGTATATACATTTTTAAAAGAGATATTGGATTCAAATAACCTGAACTTTCATCAATTGGTCGATAACACTCTCAACTTTCGATTTGTATCACACCACTCTCAACTTTTAACTTATTAGCCGATAGCACTTCCAAACTAACCTAGTTTGCTGACAACAACTGCCACGTCACCAAACCAGTGCCACGAAAGCTACCACATCATCAAAAAGCCAAGCTAGATGCCACGTTtgctgccacatcatcaaaaaagCTAACTCAGACGCCACGTCAGCTGCCAcatcattaattttttttacgtAAAATGTCATGTCACCACACAAGTTCCATATCaacaaaaaactaactgggttagggtttAGTTAGTTCGGAAGTGCTTTCGGCCAATATGTTGAAAGTTGGTAGTGGTGTGATACAAATATACGACATGTCACAAAGTAAATATATCATTAGCTATGTTTACAAAATGCGGCACCTGTTTACCTGATTTTTTCCATAACTTACTTTATAGAGTTTGGAATTTTGGTTTCTTTGATTGGTCTTGATTTTGATCCGTGAACAAAATAAAAAAGATTAGCACAGCAgcatcaagtttaagtaaaaccaTTATATTGTCATAAAAAGGCAACATCCTAATGGGCATTGAGTAAGTAAAACCATTGTACTGTCATAAAAATGCTACATCATACTAGGCATTGAGTAATGAACTATTAAATAATGGTATTATGTCTACTATGAAGAAGAACTGTTGAATTTAGGATATACAATACAGTTAGTAGTCATAGGCATAGTTAAAGCCAACTTAGAGTATTAGAATCAAATAGGCCGAAGAAAAAACGTCGtctttatttttctttataaTACATAGGTTATCACCAATGAATACTCACGGATTCAGatatttaaaatttattaaacacaactttatatataatttaaaagACGAATAATGTTTGAACAAAATCAAAAAATGTGTATGAATTTTATTTACAATCTCCTCTAATTGTTTAACAAAAATTTTATCAGATTCATTGATCTCTGTACAATGATGGCAACTTTCGATCACTCAGAACTTAAAAAACTGAGCCGAAGTTAAATAAGTAATCTGATCCTTTATATGTGAAATTATAGATGTTGCCTTCTAACTCTAAATTATGTGAACTTTATGGCGTGCAACTAAACATAACAATCATTACCATCTTGCCAAATCTCACTATTGATTTGTAAGGTAATTTTATAAACTATTGGGACATTTCATGACTATGCAAAAGCTTAATATAAAGGGTGACCACCTTTGTTATTAATTGTATGTCATTAACAATAGAGAGGATACAATTGAGCCAAATCTCCAATCAAATTTTAAGTCATACGCCAAAAGTAGAGTTTAAAAAAATCCAGCATTACCATAGTGCGAAATCTCATAAAGCTATTATATTccccgtgaatactcacgggttgGAACATTTAAATTACGTATACAAcaaatgtaaaataaaaaaaactacatTAATGTTCCATATTTATGTTGGAGCATATAATGTTCCCTTATTTATTTAGTGTTCTATTTGGAGCTAATGCGTATAGAAAATCATGAGCTTGAAAGAATGATGGTTGACTAAAATAAAGTCAACTTGGATTATTAGCCTTGCATTGGGATATAACTGCTTTtatgtgtttgaaatcaaataAATCCAAATAGTCCAGTTCTAGGAAGACTTTGAGGAATAAGTATAGTCTCCTACAAAGGAACATGTAAATAATTAGTCCATATATCTCTGATACTGGAATGACATTTTGCCCCCTGCAGTTACTATAGAAAAGGTAATGCAAAAACATTTGACTATGTTTTAATAATCATTGTGCCCACTATTAGCACCCTGCAGTTATAAAAAAATCTGGTTCGGTGAACATCAACATTATAACAAAGACATTTTGCCCCTGCAGTTACTATAGAACATCAATATTATAATAATCATTTGACTATGTATTTAGTTTAACAAACCTGGTTCGGTGGTACACGGGGTTGGGTAACATGAAAAACAGAgataaaaagttataaaaaataaatacatATCTTAATTGCAAATTCGGATATGAAATCAGTATCTGTTTACTATCACATATGAAATCAGTAACAGTTTACAACAAAACCACAACAAAACCGATTCCTAGGGTTCCAATCACCAAAACTTATGCAAACATAAACATCAATTATCATACACTGAAATTGAAATTTCAAAGTGTGCAAGGACAAAATCAACCTGAAACTTATCAATCCTAAAGCTATAAACAGAAGAAAGCTCATCAACATTCAAAATTCCATCACCATATTCTCTCACATCATTCCGAATCCTCTCAATCTTCTGCCACTTAAACTCCTCAAACCTAGAATGTTCTACAACAACATTCTCATCACTCTCAGCCTCAACCTCATCATCACTATCCGCCTCAATCGCCTCACTAAACTCCGCATCCACTTCGTACTCTTCCGCTGCTTCCTTATCGTTTTCTTCGTCATTTTCTTCTGTATCCGAAACCGGAGACTCGCCTACTGGCAGATTCGACCTCGGTAGCTTGTAATTGCACCGAACATTGAAGTGAAAATTGCAGTGGTGGAGTGGTTGAAAGGATCTGTGGAAAACGCAACCGCTCTTCTTCTTCATAGTTTCCAGCACGGGGTTAGGCAagttatttatattaattatttaatgattaatatataattaaaatcaTACTAATTATTACTTATTAACCTGTATATTACACCGGTTGAACTAAAAACGATGTAACATAAGTTATAAGTCTCCAAATACTTGAAATATAAAAATGCACAAAATGGAATTGTAACATTTCGGTTTGGAACTCACTTACTTGTAAATACTTAAATAACAATTAGAAGGGTGGTTTTTCAAATAAATATTTGTACATGAGAATAGAGATATATCAATCCATTAATCATAAATGTCTTTAGAAAACTTAAAAGTTTGAGAGCTAAATATTACTGAGAAAGTGGAAGTACAATTAAAATACAGATATTGATACATCTAAAAGTTACGTGTATTAATATTATTAGCTTAGTTATTAATGTTACAAATAATAACCCATGAATTGTCTCGGTGAGTGAAAGATTTGTCCCCGGGTCTACGTTGAAATATCAAAACATTTCCTTATGACCATTGCAGTTGCTTGACAAAACAAAAACTTTTGCAATATTATTAACTAACTGACCTCAACAGCACCATCACCAACGATAAAAAGCACAAGAATGATCATAAAGATGGAAATAAGATTTCTATGCAAATTTGCAATATTATTGACTAACTGTTGAATCCTTGCAGGACATTTAGTAGTTAATATCAGTACAGAATCATGGATCAAGCCGAACATGTATTTTTTGCTTCTACCATGCGTGGTGGAAACAATATTCAACATTATTAATAGTGATTACAGGT from Helianthus annuus cultivar XRQ/B chromosome 7, HanXRQr2.0-SUNRISE, whole genome shotgun sequence includes the following:
- the LOC110867274 gene encoding receptor-like protein EIX2, whose translation is MRDGYTFSSSSSCYFCLLLVVALLCLCLSDNSKGDVLCKDDEREALLEFKHGLIDKADRLASWVGEKNDCCNWNGIVCDNFTGHVHKIHLPGNCSMNDYNEIEEYEEFLNQKLRGDISPSLLNLTQLKHLDLSCNNFGEMEVPSFIGSLGNLRYLNLSRSVFGGTIPPQLGNLTELRVLCLGSFYDIEDSDEYEYTTITNMKWLSSLRLLHHLDLSGMDLSKATDWLEVINTLPSLVELHLSHSQLLCIHPYVANLTVTSLSFLDLSGNDFNDNCVLEWIFSKTSLVSLDLRGCGLHGPIPRSVDSFRNLTSLKLLHVHGNDFMSSSLVLKGLSSVGGNLISLDISSCGISSSLLGSLHNLTSILGLDLSYNVLNKTIPTSLGNLCNLRHIGLDGNSFPDISFTSLLESFFECKSPKLESLSLRSTGLSSHLPTQLGQLVYLENLQLENNHIDGTIPESIGRLTLLRSLYLAKNLISGPIPYSVGELSSVEVLDLSNNRLNGSLPDSLGQLSKIIYLDFSYNFLTGVVTEAHFDKQAKLKYLNGVGNYLSLRPRLVNWVPSFRLQFLYLSSWNLGPQFPLWLQLQRDLVELEISNTRITSMIHEAFWKSWPNLQYLNMSRNQIQGRLFRIPASLQVLALNSNELSGRLPELSEINSQTKILDLSNNSFGGSLRRLVCPYGEKTLEILNLANNNLSGDIPECWKKWPYLVFLNLENNNLFGGIPRTFGSLSSLQLLNIYNNKLSGGVPTSLKNLTNLIMLQLGRNELVGPIPAWFGTKLLSLKILSLRSNKFNGNLTHELCFLTGIQILDLSHNNLSGHIPRCFNNFTLLSRKETSSSDRFIFSYTRQIIGSASLFIKGREDTYSTILGLVLMLDLSSNIFSGSIPSELMDLPALQSLNLSRNQLIGRIPENIGDLKSLFSFDVSLNRLSGELPKTLSSLNFLSSFNVSYNNLTGKIPLGTQLQSFNESCFSGNKLCGDPLTESCSIDQAPNRYEEEEDDESHGADRDLIISIMCGFLAGFWLVLVPLWRTAHFRFLSHLRCIFCNAIQKYCGNLLSR